In Quercus robur chromosome 11, dhQueRobu3.1, whole genome shotgun sequence, the following proteins share a genomic window:
- the LOC126707246 gene encoding UDP-glycosyltransferase 43-like, with product MTKFEVVFMTSPGIGHLVPVVEFAHHLINHDPRFSATILIVTMPQRPILNTYIQSRAATSTSTNIKFIHLPIVDPPTPDQYESSFGYSCLLIEKHRPHVKQAITNLMETELDSDRRLVGIITDMFCTSMIDVANELDIPCYVFFPSTATFLGFMLHLPILDTQLTTELAKLDTELVIPSFANPVSPSLLPSIALEKEGYSWFLHHGRRYFETMGIIINTFHDLEPYALNSVSTSQVPPIYPIGPILDLVGPAQWHPDQAYHERIMKWLDDQPPSTVVFLSFGSQGCLSESQVREIAFGLELAEVRFVWALREPSKAKFALPDDYTSLEKVLPNGFLERTTGIGLVCGWVSQVSILAHKAIGGFISHCGWNSILESLWHGIPIATWPIYSEQQMNAFEMVKELGLAIEIRLDYRKGSDLVLAKEVERGIKQLMDCDDEVRRKVKEMSNKCRVTKMENGSSYASLGVLIEKLVTS from the coding sequence ATGACCAAATTCGAGGTGGTGTTCATGACAAGCCCTGGGATCGGGCACCTTGTTCCAGTTGTTGAGTTTGCACACCATCTTATCAATCATGACCCTCGATTTTCTGCCACTATACTCATCGTAACCATGCCTCAGAGACCCATTCTCAACACCTACATCCAATCACGCGCTGCCACTTCAACCTCCACAAATATCAAATTCATCCACCTCCCTATTGTAGACCCTCCCACACCTGATCAGTACGAGTCTTCCTTTGGCTACTCATGCTTACTCATTGAAAAGCATAGACCCCATGTTAAGCAAGCGATCACTAACCTCATGGAAACCGAGTTGGACTCAGACCGACGACTCGTCGGGATCATCACAGACATGTTTTGTACCTCCATGATCGATGTAGCCAACGAGCTTGACATCCCTTGCTACGTTTTCTTTCCATCTACAGCTACGTTTCTCGGTTTCATGCTTCATCTTCCAATCTTAGACACCCAACTCACCACTGAGTTGGCTAAGTTGGACACTGAGTTGGTCATTCCGAGTTTTGCTAATCCAGTTTCTCCGAGCTTGTTGCCTTCTATAGCATTGGAGAAAGAAGGGTACTCTTGGTTTTTGCACCACGGACGCAGGTACTTTGAAACAAtgggtattattattaatacatTTCATGACCTTGAGCCTTATGCACTCAATTCGGTCTCTACGAGTCAAGTACCACCAATCTATCCCATTGGGCCTATTCTTGACCTTGTTGGTCCGGCCCAATGGCACCCAGACCAAGCCTACCATGAACGAATCATGAAGTGGCTTGATGACCAACCTCCATCAACAGTGGTATTCTTAAGCTTTGGTAGCCAAGGGTGTCTCAGTGAGTCTCAAGTGAGAGAGATTGCATTTGGGCTTGAACTAGCCGAGGTTCGGTTTGTCTGGGCTTTACGTGAGCCATCTAAGGCCAAATTTGCCCTCCCGGATGACTATACGAGTCTTGAGAAAGTTTTACCGAATGGGTTTTTGGAGCGAACGACTGGGATTGGATTGGTGTGTGGATGGGTCTCACAAGTGTCAATCCTAGCTCATAAAGCAATTGGAGGATTCATATCACATTGTGGTTGGAACTCAATTTTGGAAAGCTTGTGGCATGGTATACCAATTGCCACATGGCCAATTTATTCTGAACAACAGATGAATGCATTCGAGATGGTGAAGGAGTTGGGATTAGCTATTGAGATAAGGTTAGATTATAGGAAGGGTAGTGATTTGGTGTTGGCAAAGGAAGTAGAGAGAGGAATAAAGCAATTGATGGACTGTGATGATGAGGTGAGGAGAAAAGTAAAGGAAATGAGCAACAAGTGTAGGGTGACTAAGATGGAAAATGGATCATCATATGCGTCACTAGGAGTACTGATTGAGAAACTAGTGACTTCATAA